Proteins encoded by one window of Mycolicibacterium cosmeticum:
- a CDS encoding phosphodiesterase: MLIAQLSDPHVRPPGVLYHGVVDSNRAFAEAIQHVLALDARPDLVLVTGDLVDEGRPDEYAMVRDILAALPIPHLVIPGNHDDREYFRAAFSDHGYLPSRGPLHYCVDDHPVRIIGLDSTVPGLHHGHVDQAGLDWLADTLAQRPDKPTVVMLHHPPLVSGIPYMDEYRYFDESSLRGVVARFGNVEAVLCGHVHRPMVKRWAGTVLCTSPSTATQIDLQLAATARPSSHDGPRGYLLHSWSEGDGLVSHTVQLGTFGGPYPFA; this comes from the coding sequence GTGCTGATCGCGCAGTTGTCGGACCCGCACGTCCGTCCGCCCGGCGTGCTCTACCACGGGGTCGTGGACTCCAATCGCGCTTTCGCCGAGGCGATTCAGCACGTTCTGGCGCTGGATGCCCGTCCCGACCTGGTGCTCGTCACCGGCGACCTGGTGGACGAGGGCCGGCCGGACGAGTACGCGATGGTGCGGGATATCCTTGCCGCGCTTCCCATTCCGCACTTGGTGATCCCGGGTAACCACGACGACCGGGAGTATTTTCGGGCCGCATTCTCCGATCACGGGTATCTGCCGTCGCGTGGGCCGCTGCACTACTGTGTCGACGACCATCCGGTGCGGATCATCGGCCTGGACTCCACGGTCCCGGGGTTGCATCACGGTCATGTCGATCAGGCCGGATTGGACTGGCTCGCAGACACTCTGGCCCAGCGGCCGGACAAGCCGACGGTGGTGATGCTGCACCACCCTCCGCTGGTCAGCGGCATACCGTATATGGACGAATACCGCTATTTCGACGAGTCGTCACTGCGCGGCGTCGTCGCGCGGTTCGGCAACGTCGAGGCGGTGCTGTGCGGGCATGTGCACCGGCCCATGGTGAAGCGCTGGGCCGGGACGGTGCTGTGCACGAGCCCGAGCACCGCGACACAGATCGACCTGCAGCTCGCCGCCACGGCGCGCCCGTCCAGTCACGACGGCCCGCGAGGCTACCTGCTGCACTCCTGGAGCGAGGGCGACGGCCTGGTCAGTCACACTGTGCAGCTCGGTACGTTCGGGGGACCGTACCCGTTCGCGTAG
- a CDS encoding pyridoxal phosphate-dependent aminotransferase: MTVSRLQPYAVTIFAEMSALAARIGAVNLGQGFPDEDGPAGMLKVAQDAIAEGVNQYPPGPGIPALREAIARQRARHYGMQYDPDTEVLVTVGATEAIAAAVIGLVEPGSEVLVIEPFYDSYSPVIAMAGCIRKVVPMVPDGRGFALDLEALRAAVGPQTRALILNSPHNPTGMVLTDAELSAIADLAVAADLVVITDEVYEALVYTDTDYLRHLPLARYPGMAERTVTISSAAKMFNVTGWKIGWACGPAELIAGLRAAKQFLTYVGGAPFQPAVAYALDHEDAWVHDLRDSLHRKRDRLAGALTDLGFAVHDSHGTYFLCADPRPLGYHDSSAFCAELPHKAGVAAIPMSAFCADTDNGWNHLVRFAFCKRDDTLDEAIRRLGVLRTS, encoded by the coding sequence ATGACGGTGTCGCGGCTTCAGCCGTATGCGGTGACGATCTTCGCCGAGATGTCCGCGCTGGCGGCTCGGATCGGTGCGGTGAACCTGGGCCAGGGTTTCCCCGACGAGGACGGGCCGGCCGGCATGCTCAAGGTGGCCCAGGACGCCATCGCCGAGGGGGTCAACCAGTACCCGCCCGGCCCCGGGATCCCGGCGCTGCGGGAGGCGATCGCGCGGCAGCGGGCCCGGCACTACGGCATGCAGTACGACCCCGACACCGAGGTGCTGGTGACGGTGGGTGCCACCGAGGCCATCGCCGCCGCCGTCATCGGGCTGGTGGAACCCGGCTCCGAGGTGCTGGTGATCGAACCGTTCTACGACTCGTACTCCCCCGTCATCGCCATGGCGGGGTGCATCCGCAAGGTGGTGCCGATGGTGCCCGACGGCCGGGGCTTCGCCCTGGATCTGGAGGCGCTGCGCGCCGCCGTCGGGCCCCAGACCCGGGCGCTGATCCTCAACTCGCCGCACAACCCGACCGGGATGGTGCTCACCGACGCCGAGCTCAGCGCCATCGCCGATCTGGCGGTGGCCGCCGACCTGGTGGTCATCACCGACGAGGTCTACGAGGCGCTGGTGTACACCGACACCGACTACCTCCGGCATCTGCCGCTGGCGCGTTACCCCGGCATGGCCGAACGCACGGTGACCATCTCCAGCGCGGCCAAGATGTTCAACGTGACCGGCTGGAAGATCGGATGGGCTTGCGGCCCGGCCGAACTCATCGCCGGGCTGCGGGCGGCCAAACAGTTCCTCACCTATGTCGGCGGGGCACCGTTCCAGCCTGCGGTGGCCTACGCCCTGGACCACGAGGACGCCTGGGTGCACGATCTGCGCGACAGCCTGCACCGTAAGCGGGACCGGCTGGCCGGCGCGCTGACCGATCTCGGTTTCGCGGTGCACGACAGCCACGGCACCTACTTCCTGTGCGCGGATCCGCGTCCGCTCGGTTATCACGACAGCTCGGCGTTCTGCGCCGAACTGCCGCACAAGGCCGGGGTGGCCGCCATCCCGATGTCGGCGTTCTGCGCCGACACCGACAACGGCTGGAATCACCTGGTGCGCTTCGCGTTCTGCAAGCGCGACGACACGCTGGACGAGGCGATCCGGCGATTGGGCGTGCTCCGGACGAGCTGA
- a CDS encoding acetyl-CoA C-acetyltransferase, with amino-acid sequence MSEEAFIYEAIRTPRGKQRGGALNEVKPVNLVVGLIEEIRSRYPDLDENLISDVILGVVSPVGDQGGDIARTAGLVAKLPETTGGFQLNRFCASGLEAVNLAAQKVRSGWDDLVLAGGVESMSRVPMGSDGGAWASDPETNYRIGFVPQGIGADLIATIEGFSREDVDAYAARSQERAAAAWSGGYFAKSVVPVKDQNGLVILDHDEHMRPGSTVESLGKLKTAFDGIGAMGGFDDVALQKYHYVEKINHVHTGGNSSGIVDGAALLLIGSEKAGQSQGLTPRARIVATATSGADPVIMLTGPTPATKKVLDRAGLTVDDIDLFELNEAFASVVLKFQKDLNIPDEKLNVNGGAIAMGHPLGATGAMITGTMVDELERRGARRALVTLCIGGGMGVATIIERV; translated from the coding sequence ATGTCCGAAGAAGCCTTCATCTACGAGGCCATTCGCACGCCGCGCGGTAAGCAGCGCGGCGGCGCTCTCAACGAGGTCAAGCCCGTCAACCTCGTGGTCGGCCTGATCGAGGAGATCCGCAGCCGGTACCCCGATCTGGACGAGAACCTGATCAGCGACGTCATCCTTGGTGTCGTCTCCCCGGTCGGCGATCAGGGTGGCGATATCGCCCGCACCGCCGGTCTGGTGGCCAAGCTGCCCGAGACCACCGGCGGCTTCCAGCTCAACCGGTTCTGCGCGTCCGGCCTGGAGGCCGTGAACCTGGCCGCCCAGAAGGTCCGCTCCGGCTGGGACGACCTGGTGCTGGCCGGCGGTGTGGAGTCCATGAGCCGCGTCCCGATGGGGTCCGACGGCGGTGCCTGGGCGTCCGACCCGGAGACCAACTACCGCATCGGTTTCGTCCCGCAGGGCATCGGTGCCGACCTGATCGCCACCATCGAGGGCTTCTCCCGTGAGGACGTCGACGCCTACGCGGCCCGCTCGCAGGAGCGCGCGGCGGCGGCCTGGTCGGGCGGCTACTTCGCCAAGTCCGTGGTGCCGGTGAAGGACCAGAACGGTCTGGTCATCCTGGACCACGACGAGCACATGCGGCCGGGCTCCACCGTGGAGAGCCTGGGCAAGCTCAAGACCGCGTTCGACGGTATCGGCGCGATGGGCGGTTTCGACGATGTGGCGCTGCAGAAGTACCACTACGTCGAGAAGATCAACCACGTGCACACCGGCGGCAACAGCTCCGGCATCGTCGACGGCGCGGCCCTGCTGCTCATCGGCAGCGAGAAGGCCGGCCAGAGCCAGGGCCTGACCCCGCGGGCGCGCATCGTGGCCACCGCCACCAGCGGCGCCGACCCGGTCATCATGCTCACCGGTCCCACCCCGGCCACCAAGAAGGTGCTCGACCGGGCCGGGCTGACCGTCGACGACATCGACCTGTTCGAGCTCAACGAGGCGTTCGCCTCCGTCGTCCTGAAGTTCCAGAAGGACCTGAACATCCCGGACGAGAAGCTCAACGTCAACGGTGGCGCCATCGCCATGGGCCACCCGCTGGGCGCCACCGGCGCCATGATCACCGGAACCATGGTCGACGAGCTCGAGCGCCGCGGCGCGCGGCGTGCCCTGGTCACGCTGTGCATCGGCGGCGGCATGGGCGTGGCCACCATCATCGAGCGCGTCTAG
- a CDS encoding sensor domain-containing protein codes for MDRHHHNANDIGVHQHDHVDDDDPAHAVHHDPTDHHDDIHHSDDHHDDISHPHPMSETSSRGRSPDQWLSLATLFVAPTSLITGLCYFFGLLSIRHRLQYFGVDPSALGYTSADYVVATIGTFFFAALRALLVCAVVLMLAVAVRRWAASQRHSTLLRVVAWGALGFGAMALGAAGIWLVTDYPLIDKVLHPVIGSDGPVYTAWAIVGGVGGLAAGYWMLVISGGLHAGKRLPRIAERGLLALAVTGTVVALFWITDMYAAEFGDRNGAYAASRLWPSDGNYTAVQLDTSDALNLPADLVKMSVLPGATPNGPPTYRYECLRVLEVHGGKLVLVPAKWQRDRGYAITVTPDSGHRVTNIVRSAATGNDANVTPFWQCPEVVRTYRDGDLASVLVEPAVVQTIVGGRDLAARATAIRPDPPSDERCAAALPMYPDESRSAQQSDITGTSPSGKLWVRQRIATFPDAMAAANFMVATQSHWTDCAGATVIVHRSDPPQPRTLSAPGVQDNILAVTDSPAGSAAADCATAVAAKSNVVVRVEVCGADQPLMAVGVASAIRDRIPA; via the coding sequence ATGGACCGACACCACCACAACGCAAACGACATCGGCGTACACCAGCACGACCACGTTGACGACGACGACCCTGCCCACGCCGTCCACCACGACCCAACTGACCACCACGACGATATCCACCACTCCGATGACCACCACGACGACATCTCCCACCCCCACCCCATGAGCGAAACGTCATCACGGGGGCGTTCACCCGACCAATGGTTGAGTCTGGCAACGCTTTTCGTGGCACCGACATCACTGATCACGGGGCTGTGCTACTTCTTCGGGCTTCTGTCGATCCGACACCGTCTTCAGTACTTCGGCGTCGATCCTTCCGCGCTCGGTTACACGTCGGCCGACTATGTGGTCGCCACCATCGGCACCTTCTTCTTCGCGGCACTGCGTGCGCTTCTGGTGTGTGCCGTCGTGCTGATGTTGGCCGTGGCGGTACGACGGTGGGCCGCATCGCAACGCCACAGCACCTTGTTGCGGGTGGTCGCTTGGGGCGCTCTGGGGTTCGGAGCGATGGCGCTCGGTGCCGCCGGTATCTGGCTGGTGACCGATTACCCCCTGATCGACAAGGTGCTGCACCCGGTGATCGGCAGCGACGGTCCGGTGTATACGGCGTGGGCGATCGTGGGCGGCGTCGGTGGCCTCGCCGCCGGTTATTGGATGCTGGTGATCAGCGGTGGCCTGCACGCCGGGAAGCGATTGCCCAGAATTGCAGAGCGTGGACTGTTGGCCCTGGCCGTCACGGGCACGGTGGTGGCGCTGTTCTGGATCACCGACATGTACGCCGCCGAATTCGGCGACCGCAACGGCGCGTACGCGGCCAGCCGGTTGTGGCCCAGCGATGGCAATTACACTGCGGTACAGCTGGACACGAGCGACGCGCTGAACCTGCCAGCGGATCTCGTCAAGATGTCGGTGCTGCCCGGCGCCACCCCGAACGGACCGCCGACCTACCGCTACGAATGCCTGCGGGTACTGGAGGTCCATGGTGGGAAACTCGTCCTCGTTCCCGCCAAATGGCAGCGCGACCGTGGCTACGCCATCACGGTGACACCCGATTCGGGACATCGCGTCACCAACATCGTCAGGTCCGCCGCGACGGGCAACGATGCCAACGTCACCCCGTTCTGGCAGTGTCCGGAGGTGGTGCGCACATATCGGGACGGCGATCTCGCCTCGGTGCTCGTCGAACCCGCAGTGGTTCAAACCATCGTGGGTGGGCGCGATCTCGCCGCTCGGGCGACTGCCATCCGCCCCGACCCTCCGTCGGATGAACGCTGTGCGGCGGCGCTGCCGATGTATCCCGATGAGAGTAGATCGGCCCAGCAGAGCGATATCACCGGCACTTCGCCGTCGGGCAAGTTGTGGGTGCGACAACGTATCGCGACCTTCCCCGATGCGATGGCTGCCGCCAATTTCATGGTTGCCACACAATCGCACTGGACCGATTGCGCCGGGGCGACCGTCATCGTGCACCGCTCCGATCCCCCACAGCCCAGGACCTTGTCAGCACCTGGCGTGCAAGACAACATCCTGGCAGTGACGGATTCGCCCGCAGGGAGCGCCGCCGCGGACTGCGCGACTGCTGTCGCTGCGAAGTCGAATGTGGTCGTCCGAGTGGAAGTCTGCGGCGCTGACCAACCGTTGATGGCGGTCGGCGTTGCGTCGGCGATACGCGATCGAATCCCGGCCTGA
- a CDS encoding ester cyclase, whose product MALSPAEMDDKLDEHFAFEARDDLDGVLATLAPDAEHDVVGWPTGVAHGRESAGTFYATLFADLSDGSIETVRRLYGEDFVVDESLWRGRASGRPFGLDGRGRPLEFRLLHVFQFDGDGAIARENVWIDLAALINQLPQD is encoded by the coding sequence ATGGCTCTCTCCCCCGCCGAGATGGACGACAAGCTCGACGAGCACTTCGCCTTCGAGGCCCGCGACGACCTCGACGGGGTGCTGGCCACCCTCGCCCCCGACGCCGAACACGACGTCGTCGGCTGGCCCACCGGGGTTGCGCACGGCCGGGAAAGCGCGGGCACGTTCTACGCGACGTTGTTCGCCGACCTCTCCGACGGTTCCATCGAGACCGTCCGGCGCCTCTACGGCGAGGACTTCGTCGTCGACGAATCCCTGTGGCGCGGCCGCGCCTCCGGGCGCCCCTTCGGTCTGGACGGCCGCGGTCGGCCCCTGGAGTTCCGCCTGCTGCACGTCTTCCAGTTCGACGGCGACGGCGCGATCGCCCGGGAGAACGTCTGGATCGACCTGGCCGCGCTGATCAACCAACTGCCGCAGGACTGA
- a CDS encoding TetR/AcrR family transcriptional regulator, with translation MARPNQTARTRKDLLRAASRLMKQGQKFTLEDVAAEASVSRATAYRYFSSVEALLVEAPVDGVTPGPDDLFDGVASTDPVERLLMVDTALHDMIADNEPALRLMLAQTLQRTDADDVPVRQNRRTALIEAALAPARHQFTPTALAALTRALAVIIGTESMVVTKDVLRLDDSDAREVRHWAIRALVESARRPNA, from the coding sequence ATGGCACGTCCCAACCAAACCGCGCGCACCCGCAAGGATCTGCTCCGCGCCGCCTCCCGGCTGATGAAGCAGGGCCAGAAGTTCACGCTGGAGGACGTCGCCGCCGAGGCGTCGGTATCCCGCGCGACGGCTTATCGCTACTTCTCCAGCGTGGAGGCCCTGCTGGTGGAGGCACCGGTCGACGGTGTCACCCCGGGCCCGGACGACCTCTTCGACGGAGTGGCCAGCACCGACCCCGTCGAGCGGTTACTCATGGTGGACACCGCCCTGCACGACATGATCGCCGACAACGAACCTGCCCTGCGCTTGATGTTGGCCCAGACGTTGCAGCGCACCGATGCCGACGACGTACCCGTCCGGCAGAACCGGCGCACCGCGCTGATCGAGGCCGCGTTGGCGCCCGCCCGGCACCAGTTCACCCCCACCGCTCTGGCCGCGCTGACCCGGGCCCTTGCCGTGATCATCGGCACCGAGTCGATGGTGGTCACCAAAGATGTGCTGCGCCTGGACGATAGCGATGCCCGAGAGGTGCGGCACTGGGCCATCCGCGCGCTGGTGGAGTCGGCACGGCGTCCCAACGCCTAG
- a CDS encoding NCS1 family nucleobase:cation symporter-1, producing the protein MTDTVIPKNDLPPGAMVGAGDIVEAAGHPVGGGEIKPGYDPRLTNEDLAPLRKQTWGSYNIFAFWMSDVHSVGGYVTAGSLFALGLASWQVLVALLVGISIVYFLCNLVAKPSQLAGVPYPVICRTVFGVLGANIPAIIRGLIAVAWYGIQTFLASAALDIVLVKLFPALAPYAKVDDYGFAGLSLLGWGSFLLLWVLQACVFWRGMESIRKFIDFCGPAVYVVMFILCGYLIFKAGWGAIDLNLGDVKYTGWSSVPVMLGAIALVVSYFSGPMLNFGDFSRYGKTFAAVKKGNFLGLPVNFLVFSVLVVVTASLTLPVFGELITDPVETVARIDSTFAIVLGALTFTIATIGINIVANFISPAFDFSNVSPQRISWRAGGMIAAVGSVLITPWNLYNNPEVIHYTLETLGAFIGPLFGVLIADFYLIRKEKVVIDDLFTMDETGKYWYTKGYNKVAVIATVVGAVLAVIPVLLGGTVYGMHTAAQYSWFIGCGVAFGLYYLLARRDASVAESVS; encoded by the coding sequence ATGACCGATACCGTCATCCCCAAGAACGACCTGCCTCCCGGCGCCATGGTCGGCGCCGGTGACATCGTGGAAGCGGCCGGTCACCCGGTCGGCGGTGGTGAGATCAAGCCCGGGTACGACCCGCGGCTGACCAATGAAGACCTGGCCCCGCTGCGCAAGCAGACCTGGGGCTCCTACAACATCTTCGCGTTCTGGATGTCCGATGTGCACAGCGTCGGTGGCTACGTCACCGCGGGCAGCCTGTTCGCCTTGGGTCTGGCCAGCTGGCAGGTGCTGGTCGCGCTGCTGGTGGGCATCAGCATCGTGTACTTCCTGTGCAATCTGGTGGCCAAACCCAGCCAGTTGGCCGGTGTGCCGTATCCGGTGATCTGTCGCACCGTGTTCGGCGTCCTGGGCGCCAACATCCCGGCCATCATCCGCGGCCTGATCGCGGTGGCGTGGTACGGCATCCAGACCTTCCTGGCCTCGGCCGCACTGGACATCGTGCTGGTGAAGCTCTTCCCGGCGCTGGCGCCGTACGCCAAGGTGGACGACTACGGGTTCGCCGGGTTGTCCCTGCTGGGCTGGGGCAGCTTCCTGCTGCTGTGGGTGCTGCAGGCGTGCGTGTTCTGGCGCGGCATGGAGTCCATCCGCAAGTTCATCGACTTCTGCGGCCCGGCCGTGTACGTCGTGATGTTCATCCTGTGCGGCTACCTGATCTTCAAAGCCGGTTGGGGTGCAATCGATCTCAACCTCGGCGACGTGAAGTACACCGGCTGGTCGTCGGTCCCGGTGATGCTCGGCGCGATCGCGCTGGTGGTGTCCTACTTCTCCGGGCCGATGCTCAACTTCGGCGACTTCTCCCGCTACGGCAAGACGTTCGCCGCGGTCAAGAAGGGCAACTTCCTCGGCCTGCCGGTGAACTTCCTGGTGTTCTCGGTGCTGGTGGTGGTCACCGCGTCGCTGACGCTGCCGGTGTTCGGCGAGCTGATCACCGACCCGGTGGAAACGGTGGCGCGGATCGACAGCACCTTCGCGATCGTGCTGGGCGCCTTGACCTTCACCATCGCCACCATCGGCATCAACATCGTCGCCAACTTCATCTCGCCCGCGTTCGACTTCTCCAACGTCAGCCCGCAGCGCATCAGCTGGCGCGCCGGCGGCATGATCGCCGCCGTCGGCTCGGTGCTGATCACCCCGTGGAACCTGTACAACAATCCGGAGGTCATCCACTACACGCTGGAGACGCTGGGCGCCTTCATCGGCCCGCTGTTCGGTGTGCTGATTGCCGACTTCTACCTGATCCGCAAGGAGAAGGTGGTCATCGACGACCTGTTCACCATGGATGAGACCGGAAAGTACTGGTACACCAAGGGATACAACAAGGTCGCGGTGATCGCCACCGTCGTCGGTGCCGTGCTGGCCGTGATCCCCGTGCTGCTCGGTGGCACCGTCTACGGTATGCACACCGCCGCGCAGTACAGCTGGTTCATCGGCTGCGGTGTCGCGTTCGGTCTCTACTATCTGCTGGCCCGCCGCGACGCCTCGGTCGCCGAGTCGGTGTCGTGA
- a CDS encoding alkene reductase — protein sequence MAFTLAPDAALLKPIRVGDIEARNRIFMAPLTRSRAQDDGTPSDLAALYYAQRAGAGVIITEATAISEAANGAYMNTPGNYTDRHQEKWAEIADAVHHAGGRIFMQLWHVGRMGHPEVNGGIEPVAPSAVAADMTTHTPSGKQQLVVPRALRTDEIPGIVADFRAAARRAVDAGLDGVEIHGANGYLLHQFSSDVVNQRTDAYGGSPENRARLTAEVVEAVADEIGAGRVGLRISPGNTAGDMRENDTVAAYEALLNRIAPLGIAYLHVLIEPSAREFGVLRALWSDTLVLNTGRNTGTDFCQLESYAEWGAVSAVAVGRAFLANPDLIDRLLLGAELNEPDVATFYAPGAEGYIDYPTLAELEEPRAV from the coding sequence ATGGCCTTCACCCTCGCCCCCGACGCCGCCCTGCTGAAGCCGATCCGCGTCGGCGACATCGAAGCGCGGAACCGGATCTTCATGGCACCCCTGACCCGGTCCCGGGCGCAGGACGACGGCACGCCGTCGGACCTGGCGGCGCTGTACTACGCGCAGCGGGCCGGTGCCGGCGTGATCATCACCGAGGCCACCGCGATCTCCGAGGCCGCCAACGGCGCCTACATGAACACCCCCGGCAACTACACCGACCGGCATCAGGAGAAGTGGGCCGAGATCGCCGACGCGGTGCACCACGCCGGGGGCCGGATCTTCATGCAGCTGTGGCACGTCGGGCGGATGGGGCACCCGGAGGTCAACGGCGGCATCGAGCCTGTCGCGCCGTCGGCCGTCGCCGCGGACATGACCACCCACACCCCGTCCGGTAAGCAGCAGCTCGTGGTGCCCCGCGCGCTGCGCACCGACGAGATCCCCGGCATCGTCGCCGATTTCCGGGCCGCCGCCCGCCGCGCCGTCGACGCCGGCCTGGACGGCGTGGAGATCCACGGCGCCAACGGCTATCTGCTGCACCAATTCTCGTCCGACGTGGTGAACCAGCGCACCGACGCGTACGGCGGCTCCCCGGAGAACCGGGCCCGGCTGACCGCCGAGGTGGTCGAGGCCGTCGCCGACGAGATCGGCGCGGGCCGGGTCGGGTTGCGCATCTCGCCGGGAAACACCGCGGGCGACATGCGCGAGAACGACACCGTCGCCGCGTACGAGGCACTGCTGAACCGGATCGCCCCGCTGGGCATCGCCTATCTGCACGTGCTGATCGAGCCGAGCGCGCGGGAATTCGGCGTGCTGCGTGCCCTGTGGTCGGACACCCTGGTGCTCAACACCGGTCGCAATACCGGCACCGATTTCTGCCAACTGGAGAGCTACGCCGAGTGGGGCGCGGTCAGTGCCGTCGCGGTGGGCCGGGCGTTTCTGGCCAACCCCGATCTGATCGACCGGTTGTTGCTGGGCGCGGAACTCAACGAGCCGGATGTGGCCACCTTCTATGCCCCGGGTGCCGAAGGTTACATCGACTACCCCACCCTGGCTGAGCTGGAGGAACCGCGCGCGGTGTGA
- a CDS encoding DUF6986 family protein — protein MVGVNAIPEPTLARIDALLADVDADLAAHYPGDRPQPQPVHTVYISAADASPDTPAVWGAAAVELLDRHAAVFAELGSAEVLDLVRRRLTEAPIADLRLDFEDGYGRRGDTVEDADALRAGQTLRAARLGSCGIRFKGLTLADRPRAVRTLELVLDGGLPDGFVFTVPKLRAAEQVTATVWVCEALEHAHGLPAGALRFELQIESPQAVLGADGTAALARALHLAEGRCTGLHYGTYDYSAACGITPQHQSLEHPVADHAKAVMLTAAAQTGVWVADGSTQVNPVGSETEVQRAIRRHHRLVTRSLERGYYQGWDMHPGHLVTRWLATFSFFRSALAAAAPRLQAYLDRRGGAVVDEPATAEALAAVVLRGLDCGAFGIADVLAQAPSADLATLRALKSRQV, from the coding sequence ATGGTCGGTGTGAACGCGATTCCCGAACCGACGCTGGCCCGTATCGACGCCCTGCTCGCCGATGTCGACGCCGACCTGGCCGCACACTATCCCGGGGACCGCCCGCAACCGCAGCCGGTGCACACCGTGTACATCAGCGCCGCGGACGCCTCCCCGGACACCCCGGCGGTGTGGGGTGCGGCCGCGGTGGAACTGCTGGACCGGCACGCCGCGGTGTTCGCGGAATTGGGTTCGGCCGAGGTGCTGGACCTGGTGCGCCGGCGCCTGACCGAGGCGCCGATCGCCGATCTGCGCCTGGATTTCGAGGACGGGTACGGCCGCCGCGGTGACACCGTGGAGGACGCCGACGCCCTCCGCGCCGGGCAGACCCTGCGGGCGGCACGGCTGGGTTCGTGCGGGATCCGGTTCAAGGGGCTGACGCTGGCCGACCGGCCGCGCGCGGTGCGCACGCTGGAACTGGTGCTCGACGGCGGCCTGCCGGACGGGTTCGTCTTCACCGTGCCCAAACTGCGTGCGGCCGAACAGGTCACCGCGACGGTGTGGGTGTGCGAGGCGCTGGAGCATGCGCACGGGTTGCCCGCCGGGGCGCTGCGGTTCGAGTTGCAGATCGAGAGCCCGCAGGCGGTGCTCGGTGCGGACGGGACCGCGGCACTGGCCCGGGCGCTGCACCTGGCCGAGGGGCGGTGCACCGGACTGCATTACGGCACCTATGACTACAGCGCCGCCTGCGGTATCACCCCGCAGCACCAGTCACTGGAGCATCCGGTGGCCGACCATGCCAAGGCCGTCATGCTGACCGCCGCCGCGCAGACCGGGGTCTGGGTGGCCGACGGGTCCACCCAGGTGAATCCGGTGGGCAGCGAAACCGAAGTGCAGCGGGCGATCCGGCGCCATCACCGGCTGGTCACCCGATCCTTGGAGCGCGGTTACTACCAGGGCTGGGATATGCATCCCGGGCACCTGGTGACCCGGTGGCTGGCGACGTTCAGCTTCTTCCGGTCCGCGCTGGCCGCCGCCGCGCCGCGCCTGCAGGCGTATCTGGACCGCCGCGGCGGGGCCGTGGTCGACGAACCCGCCACCGCGGAGGCGCTGGCCGCGGTGGTGCTGCGCGGGCTGGATTGCGGTGCGTTCGGCATCGCGGACGTGCTGGCGCAGGCACCCAGCGCCGACCTGGCGACGTTACGGGCGCTGAAGTCGCGCCAGGTGTGA
- a CDS encoding aspartate/glutamate racemase family protein — protein sequence MKIWVINPNTTRAMTSTIEACARAVAGPGTEITGVTSEFGPPSIESHYDEAMSVPGLLDAVRRGEDQGVDGYVIACFGDPGLDAARELARGPVIGIAEAGMHTASHLGRGFSVVTTLARTMGRAADLAEHYGMHRFCRGIHACEIAVLDLDTDPDARKIITEACREALEADGSDAIVLGCAGMADMCAAISADLGVPVIDGVAAATLTVQSLITLGLRTSERGEFAAPPEKRYTERVMC from the coding sequence GTGAAGATCTGGGTGATCAATCCCAACACCACCCGGGCCATGACCTCCACCATCGAGGCATGCGCCCGGGCGGTGGCCGGACCGGGCACCGAGATCACCGGCGTGACATCGGAATTCGGTCCACCGTCCATCGAGAGTCACTACGACGAGGCGATGAGCGTGCCCGGACTGTTGGACGCCGTCCGGCGCGGCGAAGACCAGGGTGTCGACGGTTACGTCATCGCGTGTTTCGGGGATCCCGGCCTGGACGCCGCCCGTGAGCTGGCCCGCGGGCCGGTGATCGGCATCGCCGAGGCCGGCATGCACACCGCCAGCCACCTGGGTCGCGGCTTCAGCGTGGTGACCACGCTGGCCCGCACCATGGGCCGCGCCGCCGACCTGGCCGAACACTATGGCATGCACCGGTTCTGCCGCGGCATCCACGCCTGCGAGATCGCCGTGCTGGACCTCGACACCGACCCCGATGCCCGCAAGATCATCACCGAGGCCTGCCGGGAAGCGCTGGAAGCCGACGGCTCCGATGCCATCGTGCTGGGCTGTGCCGGTATGGCGGACATGTGCGCCGCGATCTCGGCGGACCTCGGGGTGCCGGTGATCGACGGGGTGGCCGCCGCGACGTTGACGGTGCAGTCGCTGATCACTCTCGGCCTGCGGACGTCCGAGCGCGGGGAGTTCGCCGCGCCGCCGGAGAAGCGGTACACGGAACGCGTGATGTGCTGA